A genome region from Nocardia sp. NBC_01730 includes the following:
- a CDS encoding nitrate/nitrite transporter, whose translation MLSTLTRNRLGALGRTTIRRPHIEHWDAEDVAAWEAGGKDIAKRNLIWSVIAEHVGFSVWSIWSVMVLFMPADKFGIDAAGKFFLVAMPTLIGAFLRIPYTVATARFGGRNWTVFSAVLLLIPTLLTLYFVNQPGTPYGTFLVVAAFAGFGGGNFASSMTNINAFYPQRLKGWALGLNAGGGNIGVPVIQLIGLLVIATLGNGYASLICAVYLVLVALAGLGAALYMDNLPNQKADLSYMLTALKVPQSWAIAFLYIGTFGSFIGYSFAFGQVLQISFKAGGDTVAQATLHAAQIAFVGPLLGSLARPYGGKLADRIGGSRVTLFVFGAMMAAAVLVATASTMADRNGGVASGPVMTALVVGFIALFVLSGIGNGSVTKIIPSVFEAKSKSLDGTTAARAAWSQNTSGALIGFVGAIGALGGVAINLVLRSSYASTASATTAFWVFTAFYVACALVVWAVFLRRPGARAVAADPDVVVQAEAFVLDAEAARSARSAGSSPRA comes from the coding sequence GAGGATGTCGCGGCCTGGGAAGCGGGCGGCAAGGACATCGCCAAGCGCAACCTGATCTGGTCGGTCATCGCCGAGCATGTGGGATTCTCGGTCTGGTCGATCTGGTCGGTGATGGTGCTGTTCATGCCGGCCGACAAGTTCGGCATCGACGCCGCGGGCAAGTTCTTCCTGGTCGCGATGCCTACGCTGATCGGCGCGTTTCTGCGGATTCCCTACACCGTCGCGACCGCGCGGTTCGGCGGGCGCAACTGGACGGTCTTCAGTGCCGTCCTGCTGCTGATCCCGACGTTGCTCACGCTGTACTTCGTCAACCAGCCCGGTACGCCGTATGGGACGTTCCTCGTGGTCGCGGCGTTCGCGGGGTTCGGCGGCGGCAACTTCGCCTCTTCGATGACCAATATCAACGCCTTCTACCCGCAGCGGCTGAAGGGCTGGGCGCTCGGCCTGAACGCAGGCGGCGGCAATATCGGCGTTCCGGTGATCCAGCTGATCGGCCTGCTGGTCATCGCGACGCTCGGCAACGGCTACGCCTCGCTGATTTGCGCGGTCTACCTGGTGCTCGTCGCGCTCGCCGGTCTCGGCGCCGCGCTGTACATGGACAACCTGCCCAATCAGAAGGCTGATCTGTCGTACATGCTCACCGCGCTGAAGGTGCCACAGTCCTGGGCGATCGCGTTCCTCTACATCGGCACGTTCGGCTCGTTCATCGGCTACAGCTTCGCCTTCGGCCAGGTGCTGCAGATCAGCTTCAAGGCCGGCGGCGACACCGTCGCGCAGGCCACACTGCACGCCGCCCAGATCGCGTTCGTCGGTCCGCTGCTCGGTTCGCTGGCCCGGCCCTACGGCGGAAAGTTGGCCGACCGGATCGGCGGAAGCCGGGTCACCCTGTTCGTGTTCGGCGCCATGATGGCGGCCGCGGTGCTCGTCGCGACGGCCAGCACCATGGCCGACCGTAACGGCGGTGTGGCGAGCGGCCCGGTGATGACCGCTCTCGTCGTCGGATTCATCGCGCTGTTCGTGCTCTCGGGTATCGGCAACGGATCGGTCACCAAGATCATTCCGTCGGTGTTCGAGGCGAAGTCCAAGAGCCTGGACGGCACCACCGCCGCGCGGGCCGCGTGGTCGCAGAACACCTCCGGCGCGCTCATCGGTTTCGTCGGCGCCATCGGCGCGCTCGGCGGCGTCGCCATCAACCTCGTGCTGCGCTCCTCGTACGCCTCCACTGCCTCGGCGACCACGGCGTTCTGGGTGTTCACGGCCTTCTACGTGGCCTGCGCGCTGGTGGTCTGGGCGGTCTTCCTGCGCCGCCCCGGTGCGCGCGCCGTCGCCGCCGACCCTGATGTCGTGGTGCAGGCCGAGGCGTTCGTGCTCGACGCCGAGGCCGCCCGCTCGGCCCGGTCCGCCGGCTCGTCGCCCCGCGCCTGA